The Anabas testudineus chromosome 11, fAnaTes1.2, whole genome shotgun sequence genome has a segment encoding these proteins:
- the LOC113155238 gene encoding C-type lectin domain family 12 member B-like isoform X1 — MSSEKKVRFNRRVKNNGEKRETEEHIYDNAEYLDDVQVREGGPHTNHQLPVQRPSSKSFRGAALCLGVLCLLMTAGIIILFTLYVFVTAEKEQLQNRFNNLNNSYGELQTDMKQLKDQTPEPTINRTQHEEKKLNIKTKECSEGWTKFGCSCYRKYTEKKTWTQSRKDCNENRSDLVMINSKEEQEFVTNMIQNEESWIGLRTVEDKKQSTGYKWEWVDNSSLSETSWTESPSPTDLYVASCCDQRGSFKYYRYNGGDVRAWICEK; from the exons ATGTCATCAGAGAAGAAGGTTAGATTCAACAGAAGGGTGAAGAACAatggagaaaagagggaaactGAAGAACACATCTACGACAATGCAGAATATCTTGATGACGTTCAAGTACGGGAAGGAG gGCCACACACCAACCATCAGCTTCCAGTCCAAAGACCAAGTTCAAAGTCTTTCAgaggagctgctctgtgtctcgGAGTGCTGTGTCTGCTGATGACGGCTGGGATCATCATCCTGTTCACACTCT ATGTTTTCgtcacagcagaaaaagagCAGCTGCAAAACAGATTCAACAATCTGAACAACAGCTACGGTGAGTTACAGACGGATATGAAGCAGCTGAAGGATCAAACTCCAG AGCCGACGATCAACAGGACACAACATGAAGAAAAGAAGTTAAACATCAAAACCAAAG AATGTTCTGAAGGATGGACGAAGTTTGGATGCAGCTGTTACAGAAAATACACTGAGAAGAAAACCTGGACCCAGAGCAGGAAAGACTGTAACGAGAACAGATCAGATCTGGTGATGAtcaacagcaaagaggaacag GAATTTGTCACCAACATGATTCAGAATGAAGAGTCCTGGATCGGTCTTCGGACGGTGGAGGACAAAAAACAATCTACAGGATATAAATGGGAATGGGTGGATAATTCATCTCTGAGTGAAAC ATCCTGGACAGAGAGTCCGTCTCCTACAGATCTGTACGTCGCATCATGTTGTGATCAACGAGgaagttttaaat